The nucleotide window AACGAGCACGTCGCCCAGGCCCTGCGCCTCGGCGCGAGCGGCTTCCTTGGCAAGAACACCACCGCCGACGCCTTCCTCGACGGCATCCGCACGGTCGCTTCCGGTGACGCCTTGCTGTCACCTCTGGCCACCCGCTCACTGATCACCCGCTTCCTCGCCACCCCCGCCCCCAACTCCGGCGCCCCCGACCTCGAGCAATTCGACAGCCTTACTCCGCGAGAGCGCGAGGTGCTGACCCTGGTTGCGGAAGGCAGATCCAATGACGAGATCGCCGACGCACTGTTCCTCAGCCCTCTGACCGTCCGCACCCACGTCCAACGGGCCAAAACCAAGACAGAGGCCCGCGATCGCGCACAACTCGTCGCCTTCGCCTACCAGGCGGGCCTTGTACAACCGCCGAGGTGACCGACAACCCGGACGTGCCCTGTCCTGACCGACGTCCAAGCCTCACTCAGAAGACGGGACACACGGCATCATGACTCACCTACGCTTCGTCCTGACCGGAATCCTCCTGTCCGTGGTGGCCCTGACCGTCGCCGTCGCCGAGACCCGGATGGACAACGACGCTGCTGGGCGCAGCGACCTGCAGGGCCCCTATGTCGCTCTCGGGGACTCCTACACCTCCGGTCCACGCATACCGGCGCAGAGTGGCAAACCCGCTGGCTGTGACCGCTCCGACCACAACTACCCGGCGCTGCTCGCCGCTCGGCTCAAGATCAGACCGGGCATGTTCCGCGACATGAGCTGCAGCGGCGCAACGACAGCGGACTTCGCCTCGCCTCAGTCCACCGACAACGGCCGCAATCCCGCACAGCTCTCCGCCCTTTCCAGCCGAACCCGGCTCGTGACCGTCGGCATAGGCGGCAATGACATCGGCTTCAGCAGCATGCTGACCCGCTGCCTCACCATGGGAGCGGCGTACAAGCTCATCACTCGCCACAAGGACGTTTCGGTCGACGCTCCCTGCCGAGAGCGCTACGTCAAGGACGGCACCGACAGTACGCAGCAGCGGATGACAGCGCTAAGAGCAGTACTGTCCGACCTGATGCAAGAGATCAGGCGGCGTGCGCCCAGGGCGCATCTCTACATCGTCGGCTACCCCGCGATCCTGCCGCCCGGCGACACGGGATGCGGACGCGCCCTTCCCCTTGCTCCCGGTGATATCGCCTACCTGCGGGAGAGGGAAGGCCGGCTCAACAGGGTGCTGCGGCAACAGGCCCACACGGCCGGCGCCACCTATGTGGACACCGAAACCGAATCCCGGAAGCACAGCGCCTGCTCAGCCCAGGACACACGATGGATCGAGCCGTTGATCCCCATCAGCCCGGCGGCACCGGTACACCCCAACGCTCGCGGACAACGCGGAGTCACGCAGATCATCCTGCGCGCCATGAGAGCAACACGGTGAGCTTGGCCGGACCACGTACTCGGCTCCGCACGAGGCTGAGCAGCCTCTGACCGGCGGGGCCGGCCCGCCGAACCGGAAGCCTCGATGCCCCTCCCGACCCTTCAACGGGCCACGGACGGTGTAACGCACACCGCTTTGATCGGGGATTCGGTTGTATTGCGCATGCTTCGACATGTCGGACGTTGCAGGGCGAAAGGAATTCCCCAATTGATGAGCGCATGAGGAAGAACACCCGCCGCCTGCTGCTGTCCGCCGTGCCACAGCTGATGGATTTCATGCCGGCATAGCTGCCACTTATCCATATACAGACGAACAGCGCATTTTGGTGATCACCATGGAGCAGCCGGAATAGCTCTCGGGAACGAGATCAATTCGTTCCCGTCCTCTACACATATGGTTACCCGATTTCCTAAGGTTTTCGACGTGCCAATTCGTGCCCAGCAGCAGGTCATCGGTACCGGCCAGCTCGGTGAGCAAGTGGTGGCGGGTGGTTCGCGCCTCGGCGGGATCGACGTCGCCGACGCCACCCATGTCGGGGTACGCCAGTTGCACGGGATGATGCAAGCTGTCGCCGCTGATCAGCGCATTGCGGACGGTGCCTGTCAGCCTGACCGACAAGTGGCCGGGCGTGTGGCCGTGTGTCGGTACCAGGCGGACGCCGTCGGCCACCTCAAGGCCTGAGGCGGGGATGTCGAGCAGGTCGTACAGACCGTTGTCACGGATGGGCTGCAGGGAGTCGCGGTGCACCTGAGCGACTTCCTCGTCGCTTTCGGCGGCGGCGGTCCAGTAGTCCCATTTTCCCTGCGGTCGGTGAGGTAGCGGGCGTTCGGGAAGGTCGGTGTCCAGCGGCTGTCGACCAGGTGGGTGTTCCAGCCGACGTGGTCGACGTGCATGTGCGTGGTGATCACCAGGTCGACGGTGTCCGGGGCGAAACCCGCGGCGGTCAGCCGGCGCAGCAGCGGGGTCTGCAGGTTGTCGGCGTCGGGTATCTGCCGGGCTTGTCGTTGCCGATGCCGGTGTCGACCAGGATGCGCTTGCCGTTCACCTCGATCGCGAAGATGTGAACGTGCATCGCAAAGGCTGTGCCGTCGGTGAAGTGGGGTTGCAGCCAGGTGTGGTGCAAGTGTTCCGGTGTGGCATCGGGCAGCAGCCATCGACTGGTTGCCGGCGACATGTCGATTTCGTCGACTCGGCGCACGACGATGCCTCCGAGGTCCCAGCCCAGGAAGGCCGGGGATACACGGCTTGTGAACACTTTGAATCCATTCGTCTTGTCTGACCGCCGGTTCCGTGGGCCGACTCCAGGACTGTCGGTCACCTTTCGTAAGTATGTACCTTTTTGTGAGCTGGTGGCATGGCGGTGAGTGAGCAGTTCAGGGATGTTTTCGCCCAGCTTCCGGCAGACTCTTTCGACAAGGACTGCCCGACGCGGCCGGTGATGGCCCAAGTGACCGGCCGGTGGGGTGCGTTGATCATCGCTGCGCTGGTTCCTGGACCGATGCGCTTCTCCGGCCTTCACCGGCACATCGGCGGCATCAGCCAGAAAATGCTGTCGCAGTACCTCAAGTCGGTGGTGCGGTACGGGCTGGTCGAACGCCTGGTGGAGCCGACCGTCCCGCCACAGGTCACCTACAGCCTGACGCCACTCGGGCGGAGCCTGGCGCAGCAGCTGTGCGCGCTGCTGAACTGGTTCAGCGCCAACACCCCGGCGCCGCAGGCCGCCCGGCAGAGCTACGACGCTGTCGATTCCCCGGCCCGGTAGCGTGTCACGGGGCTGCTTGCCGGCGCACCTCGGCCTCCTCGACGCGGTCTGACACCCGGTATGTGGTACACCTCGACGTCGCCGGAGGAGGCGGCGGCCACACCGGACTGCTTGAGTTGCACCGCGGTCGGCCCGACGGGCTCGGAGCCGAGTCCCGGGCCGGTGAGGACCGGGACGGCGTCCTGCGCCTGCTTCCCCACCCGGTAACCGAAGATGTTCCCGTCCCCGGTGGTCACGACCCTGTGCCGCACCTCGATCAGGTGAGCGGCCTGTCGGTGTCCGTCCAAGTGGCAGCTACGTGCTCGGAGTCGGATAGCAGTTCAGACAGCAGTACGGTCCGCTGCCAGATCCAGCGCGATGTCGGTGATCATGTCCTCCTGGCCGCCGACCATGCCGCGCCGACCGGCTTCCACAAGGATGGCCCGGGTATCGACGCGGTAGCGGCGGGAGGCGGCTTCGGCGTGACGCAGGAAGCTGGAGTACACGCCGGCGTAGCCGAGGGTGAGGGTCTCGCGGTCGACGCGGACCTCGCGGTCCTGGAGGGGGCGTACGACGTCGTCGGCGACGTCCATCAGGGGGAACAGGTCACAACCGTGCTCCCAGCCCATCAGGTCGGCGACGGCGACGAAGGCTTCGACGGGGCAGTTGCCGGCCCCGGCGCCCTGGCCGGCGAGGGAGGCGTCGACACGGGTGACGCCGTTCTCGACGGCGACGACGGAGTTGGCGACGCCGAGGCCGAGGTTGTGGTGGGCGTGGATGCCGATGCCGGTGGCCGCGTCGAGGGTGTCCCGGTAGGCGCGGACGCGGTTGCGGACGCCGTCCATGGTGAGCCGGCCGCCGGAGTCGGTGACGTACACGCACTGGGCCCCGTAGGACTCCATCAGCTTGGCCTGGCGGGCGAGTTCGGCGGATTCGGCCATGTGGGACATCATCAGGAACCCGGCCACGTCCATGCCCATCTCGCGGGCGGCGGTGATGTGCTGGGCGGAGATGTCGGCCTCGGTGCAGTGGGTGGCGACGCGCACCGAGCGGATACCGAGGGCGTGGGCCTGCTTGAGGTCGTGCAGGGTGCCGATGCCGGGGAGGAGGAGGGTGGTGGGGATGGCCTGGGTGACGGCGCCGACGACGGCCTCGATCCACTCCCAGTCGGTGTGGGCGCCGACACCGTAGGTGATGCTGGAACCGGACAGGCCGTCGCCGTGGGCGACCTCGATGGCGGCCACCCCGGCGGCGTCGAGGGCGGTGGCGATGATGCAGGCCTGCTCGACGGTGTAACGGTGGCGGACGGCGTGCATGCCGTCCCTGAGGGTCACGTCCTGGACGTACAGAGAGGTCATCGGGGGGCCACCTCCGCGGCACGGTGGGCAGCCATGCGTTCGGCGGTGCTCAGGGCGGCCGAGGTCATGATGTCGAGGTTGCCGGCGTAGGCGGGCAGGTAGTGGGCAGCGCCCTCCACTTCGAGGAAGACGGACACCTTGACGGCGCCGGACCCGCCGGGGGCGAGGGCGCGCAGCGGGTCATCGGGCGCGACCCGCTCGAACTGCACCTTCTGCTTGAGGCGGTAGCCGGGCACGTAGGTCTGTACGCGGGCGACCATCTCCTGCACCGAAGCGGTGACGGCCGTGTCGTCGCACTCGCCGACCAGGCAGTACACGGTGTCCCGCATGATCAACGGGGGTTCGGCCGGGTTGAGGACGATGATTGCCTTGCCCCGGGCGGCGCCGCCCACCTTCTCGATGGCCGACGAGGTGGTCCCGGTGAACTCGTCGATGTTGGCCCGGGTGCCCGGGCCGGCCGAGCGGGAGGAGATCGAGGCGACGATCTCGCCGTAGTGCACGGGGGTCACGACGGCCACGGCGGCGACGACCGGGATGGTGGCCTGGCCGCCGCAGGTGACCATGTTGACGTTCAGCGCGTCGAGGTGCTCGTCGCCGTTGACCGGCGGGACGACGTACGGGCCCAGCGCGGCCGGAGTGAGGTCCACGACCTTGCGCCCCAGCGAGCGCAGCACCTCGTCGTGACGGCGGTGCGCGCCGGCGGAGGTGGCGTCGAAGACCACCGACACCTCCGCGAACTCGTCCAGCTCCACCAGACCGTCGACGCCCTGGTGGGTGGTGGCGACCTTCAGGCGGCGGGCGCGGGCCAGACCGTCGGAGTCGGGGTCGATGCCGGCCATGGCGGCGATCTCCAGGGAGTCGGAGAGCCGCAGGATCTTGATCATCAGGTCGGTGCCGATGTTGCCCGACCCGATGACGGCGACCTTCGTGCTCATGCTGCCGCTCCTTCCGCGAAGCTCGTCGTGACCGTTCCGAGTCCTTCGATGCGCGCGGTGAACTCGTCGCCCTCGGCGGCGACCACCATCGGGCCGAGCGCGCCGGTGAGGACGATGTCGCCGGCCCGCAGCGGGTCACCGAGGCCGGCGAGGGTGGAGGCCAGCCAGAGGGCCGCGAGGAGCGGACTGCCCAGGCAGTCGGCGCCAGTGCCCTCGGAGACGGTCTCGCCGTTCTTCGTCAGGGTCATCGTCACGGCGCGCAGGTCGACACGGTCCAGGCGGACGGGGGTGGCGCCGAGGACGTACAGGCCGCAGGAGGCATTGTCGGCGACCGTGTCGACGATGCCGATGTCCCAGTCGGCGATGCGGCTGTCGACGATCTCCAGCGCGGGTAGCGCGAACACCGTGGCCCGCAGCAGGTCGGCGACGGTCGGGTCCCGGTACGGCAGGTCCGTGCCCAGCATCAGGGCGACCTCGGCCTCGACCTTCGGCTGGAGCAACCGTCCGGGGGCGATCGGCTGTCCCTCCGGGACCGCCATGTCGACGAACAGCGCGCCGAAATCCGGCTGGTCCACACCGAGCTGCCGCTGCACGGCAGGGGAGGTCAGGCCGATCTTGCGGCCGGCCAGGCGCCGCCCTTCGGCTACGGCACGGTCGATGGACAGCCGCTGCACCGCGTAGGCAGCCTCGATGTCCTGCTCGGGCAGGAGCGAGCGCACCGGCGGACAGGGCACTCCCGTGCGGACGGCCTCGTCGAGGGCGGTAGCCGCCTTCATCACGGCGTCGGCGGACTCGTCACCGCTCATACCGACCTCCCTGGCGCAGTGGTGCGGTGGTGGGGAACGGGCATGCGAGGTACCTCCGGAAAGGAGTGACGGTGTCTTGACGGTGAGCAACAGCAAGCACGCCCATGCAGGTCGGACGGAAAGTACGGGTGGGGACCGGGGAGCGGCCGCCGCCGTACCGTTCCGCCCGACTGCGCGCGTACTCATGAAGTGGGTTGAGAATGTGCACGTCGACCGGCTCGTCCCGGATCACGACCGGTAGCGGGGAGGACGTCTCCTCGCCCACGCCCGTCCGTCCCCCCTCGACGTCGTGGCCTTCGCGGACCTGCACAGCAGCGGGCAGGCGGGGGGTACGGTGTGACGCGGCAAGTCCGCCGGAAACGGTTCACTCCGGCCGGAGGGTCTGCTTCCCGGGCGCCTGCTCCACCTCGAAGGTCGAGCCGATGCCCATTCCGGTGATCCACTCCGGGACGGGTTCGTAACACGTCCACACCAGCGGCAGGTCGACCGCGGCCCTTCCGATCAGCCAGGTGCGCACCTCGTGGCCACCACTGCCCGCCCGCTCCTCCAGACACTCGTCCCCCAGGGCCGCCACGTCGTCCAGCTCACCGGTGGCGATCCTCTCCAGGAACCACCGGTCCCAGTCGGCGTTCACCCGGGCCGCGGGGTCCCCGCCCATGGCACGCACCCGTGCTTCGCGTGACACGGCGACCGCGTGGACGTCCCGGCGCCCGTGGATCACCGACTCGCGCCGGGCTCCGTCGATCGAGGGATCACGCGGGTCGTTGGACGGCAGCCAGTGCGACAGACCGCCACTGGCGATGACCAGCACCCGTCCGGGGAACGCCGAGCCGCGGATCGCCGCGCCCAGGGTGCGTCCCAGTCGTACGCAGCGTCCCAGGTCCGGCAGCGGTGGCGCCGCTGTGTTGACGACCAGAGGCACCAGTGGAAGCGGGCGCTTACCGGTCACCATCTCCCAGCTCTGCACCACTCCGTGGTCCACCGTCAGCGCGTACGACAGCGACAGGTCGAAGCCGGCGTGGGCCAGCGTGTCACGCACCGCCCACGCCAGGTCGCGGGCGACCGGCAGCTCACCGGCCCGGCTGCCGAAGTCCCCGAACCCGGTCACTTCCTCGACCCCCAGCGCGAACGGGGGCATCAGGTCGTAGAAGTTGGTGTGGAAGTGGTCGGGGCCGATGACCACGACGGCGTCCGGTGCCAGCCGCTCGACCGCGGTCGCCACTCGGGCGACACCGTCGAGGAAGAGCGCTCCGGGCGTCGCCGGGCCGGTGGGCGGAAGCAAGGTCGCGAACGGCGAGTGGGACATGCCGACGAACCCGACGATGTCACTCATGGCAGGTCCTCATCACCGAGACCACCGAGACCACCGAGAGCACCGAGACCACCGAGGAGGAAGCGACGGTGGGCTTCGAGGAAGGCGGCGGGCTTCTCCCACTGCGGCCAGTGACCGGCGTCCGCGATCACGTGCAGCTGGGCGTCGGGCAGCCAATCCAGCAGCAGGCCGGCCTCGTCGAGTCCACCGGTCGGGTCGTGCTCGGTCCACAGCAGCAGCGTGGGGGCGGCGATCCGGCCCACCCAGGAGGGATCCCAGGCGAAGTCCTGGCGGATCAACGGGTCTTGCAGCACCAGAGTGTGGGAGACGGCCCGCAGGAATCCGGGACGGGTGTAGACCGCGCGACGCAGGTTGACCAGTTCGTCGGTCACCATCTCCTTGTGGTGGAAAAGGAACTCGACACGGGAGCGGACCGTGGCGTCGCTGGGGTCCTTGACGGCGGCGAGGGTGCTGTCACGCACCCGGGCCATCACCTCGGGCTTGTTCGTGATGTTGCCCGGGGTGTTGAGCACCATCCGCGCCACCCGGTCGGGGTGGTGAGCGGCCGCCCAGGCGGCCACCCAGCCACCGAGTGACTCACCGGACAGGTGCGCCCGTCGGATGCCGAGGGCGTCCATCACCGCGAGGAGGTGGGCGGCGAGTACATCGGTGGTGTACGGGTGGTCCGGCAGGTCCGACCACCCGTGGCCGATCATGTCGTAGGCGGTGACGCGGAAGTCGGCGGCCAGGCCCGCGATGTCCCGGGCGTACGCCTCGAGATGACCACCGGTCCCGTGCAGCAGGACGAGGTCGGGACCGGCCCCGGCCCGCAGGACCCGGGTACGCACTCCGGCCGCGTCGACATGCAGCACCTCGTGGTCGACGTCGGCGAGTTCGCCCCAGATGCTGATGTGCTCCGGTGGTGCACCGCTCATCGTGTGTCCCCCTCGAACCGGGCCCGTGCCTCGTCGACGGTGGCCAGCCCGGCGCTCTGCCGGCGGCCGAGACCCAGCAGGCCCAGCAGACGCGAGTTCTCGATCGTCAGGAATTCCACGGGATGTTCCTCCGAGTCGTTGTAGTGCCGGTGCCAGGTCCACGGCGGGGTGTAGACGAAGTCGCCGGTGGACCAGGACACGCTGTCGTCCTCGATCTCGCTGTGGCCGTCGCCGGTGATGACGTAGTGGACCGTCTCGTGGTGGTGGCGCTGCATGTCGGAGCTGAGGCCCGGCGGGATGGTCTGGCGGAAGATCTCGAATGTCGTGGTGGGCAGCTGTCCGGCGATGGACAGCTGTGTGGGGTTGTGCACCTGGTCGGCGGGCAGCGGTTCGAGTTCGTCGGCGCGTACCACGACCGGCCGGGCGGTACCGGGTCGGACGGTGTCCGAGATCGAGGCGAGGAATCCCGCCATGGAGAATCCGGGTGCCGGCTGGTCCATCAGATCGTCTCCGTTCGTCCGCCGTCGACCGTCAGCACGGTCCCGTTGATGTAGGCGGCCTGCGGTGAGGCCAGGAAGGCCACCGCGGCGGCGACCTCTTCGGGAAGACCGGGGCGTCCCGCGGGGACGGTCGCGGTGTCCTGGGCGTCCAGCGTCGCCGGCGGTTCACCGGTGGCGTCGGCGCGGGCGGACAGGATCTCCCGGCGCCGGTCGGTCGCGATGGGGCCGGGCGCCACACAGTTGACCGTCACGCCGTTGGCCGCGAACTCCCGCGACAGCAGTTTGGCCACCGCGGTCGCCGCCGAGCGCAACGCCACCGAGGTCGCGAGGTCGGGCTGGGGCTGACGCACCGCGGTGGAGGTCACGAACACCACACGGCCGAAGCCACGCCGGGCCATCCCCGGCAGGAGCAGCCGGGCCAGCCGCAGTGGTCCGGTCACCAGCAGGCCGAAGGCGTCGCACCACTGTTCGTCGGTCACTTCCAGAACACGTCCGGGCGGTGGCCCTCCCGCGTTGAGTACGAGGACATCGAACGGGCCGTACCGCTCCTCGGCGTCCGCCACCGCGGCCGGGTGGCCCGGGTCGGCGATGTCCCCCGCCAGGGGGTGCACCGGGGCGGCGGTACCCTCCGACAGACGCCGCGCCGCCTCCCCCAGGGCGTCGGCCCGGCGGCCGGTGACGACCACCTGGTGTCCGGCGCGGGAAAGGTGCGCGGCGACGGCGTACCCGATTCCCGAGCCGCCCCCGCCCACCAATGCGTTGCGCGTATGAATGGCGTCCTCCTCGTTGCCGGCCCTGTGCCGCCGATCGCGACGCCGTTAGTGTGTGCGGCATGACGAAGGGAAGCCAACGATGAGTCCCACTGAGCGGGATCCCACGTGTGTCCCGGCCGGTGGTCTGGAACGTGCTGCGGTCATCCTGGGCGCCTTCGACGACACTCATCGGGAGCTGACTCTGGCCTCGCTGGTCGCCCGGTGCGGGATGCCACGGTCGACCACCCACCGCACTGCCGAGCGGATGATCCGGCTGGGCTGGCTGGACAAACCGCGGGACCGCTACCGGATCGGCAACCGGCTGTTCGAGATCTCCGGGCTGGCCCCCGTCCGGCACGAGCTGCGGGAGGCCGTGCTGCCGTTCCTCCAGGACCTGCACCACGCCACCCGTAACACCGTCCAGCTCGGAGTGCTGGACGACACCCGGGTGCTCATCGTGGAGAAGATCACCGGCCACCGGCCGATGCCCATGCTCAGCCAGGTCGGTGGCATGATCCCGGCGTACTGCTCGGGGCTGGGCCGGGCGATTCTCGCCCACAGCGACGCCGCCACGGTCGAGGCGGTCCTGGATGCCGGCCTCACCGCACGCACCCCGCGCACGCTGACGAGCCGGGTCGCGGTGCTGCGCGAGTTGGCCGCGATCCCCCAGCGCGGCTGGGCGCTGGACCGCGAGGAGGGCAACATCGGAGTGAGCTGCGTGGCGGCGCCCGTGTTCGGCCCGTTCGGAGACGTCGTCGCCGCCCTGTCCGTCACCGGCCCGACAACCGTGGTACGTGCCGATCGGGTGGGGCCCGCCGTCCGGCTCGCCGCGGCCGCCGCCTCCCGGGCCTCCTTGCGGCGCCGCTGACCCCGCGGGGAACCGGGTCCCGGTGAGCGGGACAAGTGTTTGGCCCGCCGGTCCTGTCGCCTCCATGCTGTTTCCTCACATCACGCCGAACCCCGCCGCCCGGTGGCGGTGTCGGCGCCGACATGTCTCGGAGGAGATGACGATGACCCTCGGTGGCGGCTACATGCTCCCGTCCCGCGACGGGCACGACATCCCGGCGATCGGGCTCGGGATCACCATGAAGGCGGACGGCGCAGCCACCCGCGACGCCTATTCGTTGTTCGAGTACGCCATTCCTCCGGAGACCGACGGTCCGCCGCCCCATGTGCACACCCGGGAGGACGAGTCCTTCGTCTGTCTGGCGGGCCGGCTCGACGTCCACCTCGGCGGCCGGGACTTCGTTCTGCAGCACGGCGACTACCTGTTCCTGCCGCGCGACGTCGTCCATGCCTTCCGCAACCCGTACGGCGACGAGGCCCGGGTCATGTCCGTGGTGTCGCCGGCGGGTCTGGAGAAGTATTACCGAGCGCTCGCCGATATGCCGCCGGGTCCGAAGGATCTGGGCCTGCTCAAGCAGATCATGAGCGACTTCGGCATCGAACTGCAGCTGCCGCCGGAGGTGGGATGACGATGCGGATCGCCGTCATCGGCGCCGGAGCCGCCGGCCTCGTCACTGCGAAGGTGCTCTTCCGGGCGGGTCACGAGGTCGAGGTCTTCGACCGGACCCCCGACGTCGGCGGAGTGTGGAGCCGCACGCGCCGTTACCCCGGTCTGACCACACAGAGCCCGAAAGGGCAGTACTCCTTCTCCGACCATCCCTACCCACGCGACTGCCCGGAGTGGCCTACCGGCGCCCAGGTGCAGGAGTATTTCGCCGGCTACGCCACCGCCAGCGGTCTCGATCCCCTCCTGCGGCTGAACACGGAGGTGGTCGCCCTCCGTCCGGCGGCGGAGGGCAGGTGGACGGTCCGCACTCGCGACGCGGCCGGAGAACACGCGGAGACGGAGTACGACCGGGTCGTCGTCGCCAACGGCATCTTCTGCGAGCCTGCCGTACCGGACTACCCGGGGCTGGAGGAGTTCACCGCGGCCGGCGGCCGGCTGTGTGCCGGGACCGAGTTCCACGACACGCTCGAGGCGCGGGGCCGTCAGGTGCTGGTCGTGGGATACGGCAAGTCGGCGTGCGACCTGGCCGTCGCGGTCAGCGGCACGGCTGCCGGCACCCACGTCATCGCCCGCCGGTTGCTGTGGAAGATCCCGCGCAGGATCGCCGGTGTACTCAACTTCAAGATGCTGATGCTGACCCGTTTGGGTGAAGCGTTGTTCCGTTACGTCCGGCTGCGGGGGTTCGAACGTTTCCTGCACGGACCGGGTGACGGACTGCGCCGCGCGCTGCTCAACTCGCTCGGCTCGGTCTCGATGCGCCAGTTCCGCCTGCGACAGCTGAAGCTGGTCCCGTCCGGCCGGATGGAGCACATCATCACCACAGCCGTCGGACTGGCCACCGAAGGCTTCTTCGAGAACGTCACCGACGGCAGCATCACCGTGCATCCGGACACCACCATCACCCGCCTCGCCGCAGGCCCGACCGGACCGCTCGCACACCTGGCCGACGGCACCGTACTCCCCGCCGACCTGATCGTCTGCGCCACCGGTTTCCGCCAGGACCTGCCCTTCCTCGACAAGGACACCCGGCAAGGACTGACGGACACACACGGCAACTTCATGCTCTACCGCCAGATCCGCCCCCTCGACGCCCCCGGACTCTATTTCAACGGCTACAACTCCTCGTTCATGAGCCCGCTGAACGCCGAGATCGCAGCACTGTGGATCGCCGCCGACCTGGCAGGCGCCGTACCGCTGCCCGAGCCGGCCGAGATGCGCCGGACGGTCGTCGACCAACTGGCCTTCATGGACACCGCCACGAACCGCCACCACTGCCGGGGCGCGAAGATCATCCCCTTCTCGATGCACAACGTCGACGAGATGCTGGAAGACCTCGACGCG belongs to Streptomyces sp. V3I8 and includes:
- a CDS encoding SDR family oxidoreductase, whose translation is MGGGGSGIGYAVAAHLSRAGHQVVVTGRRADALGEAARRLSEGTAAPVHPLAGDIADPGHPAAVADAEERYGPFDVLVLNAGGPPPGRVLEVTDEQWCDAFGLLVTGPLRLARLLLPGMARRGFGRVVFVTSTAVRQPQPDLATSVALRSAATAVAKLLSREFAANGVTVNCVAPGPIATDRRREILSARADATGEPPATLDAQDTATVPAGRPGLPEEVAAAVAFLASPQAAYINGTVLTVDGGRTETI
- a CDS encoding IclR family transcriptional regulator: MSPTERDPTCVPAGGLERAAVILGAFDDTHRELTLASLVARCGMPRSTTHRTAERMIRLGWLDKPRDRYRIGNRLFEISGLAPVRHELREAVLPFLQDLHHATRNTVQLGVLDDTRVLIVEKITGHRPMPMLSQVGGMIPAYCSGLGRAILAHSDAATVEAVLDAGLTARTPRTLTSRVAVLRELAAIPQRGWALDREEGNIGVSCVAAPVFGPFGDVVAALSVTGPTTVVRADRVGPAVRLAAAAASRASLRRR
- a CDS encoding cupin domain-containing protein codes for the protein MTLGGGYMLPSRDGHDIPAIGLGITMKADGAATRDAYSLFEYAIPPETDGPPPHVHTREDESFVCLAGRLDVHLGGRDFVLQHGDYLFLPRDVVHAFRNPYGDEARVMSVVSPAGLEKYYRALADMPPGPKDLGLLKQIMSDFGIELQLPPEVG
- a CDS encoding NAD(P)/FAD-dependent oxidoreductase — translated: MTMRIAVIGAGAAGLVTAKVLFRAGHEVEVFDRTPDVGGVWSRTRRYPGLTTQSPKGQYSFSDHPYPRDCPEWPTGAQVQEYFAGYATASGLDPLLRLNTEVVALRPAAEGRWTVRTRDAAGEHAETEYDRVVVANGIFCEPAVPDYPGLEEFTAAGGRLCAGTEFHDTLEARGRQVLVVGYGKSACDLAVAVSGTAAGTHVIARRLLWKIPRRIAGVLNFKMLMLTRLGEALFRYVRLRGFERFLHGPGDGLRRALLNSLGSVSMRQFRLRQLKLVPSGRMEHIITTAVGLATEGFFENVTDGSITVHPDTTITRLAAGPTGPLAHLADGTVLPADLIVCATGFRQDLPFLDKDTRQGLTDTHGNFMLYRQIRPLDAPGLYFNGYNSSFMSPLNAEIAALWIAADLAGAVPLPEPAEMRRTVVDQLAFMDTATNRHHCRGAKIIPFSMHNVDEMLEDLDAQIPARIRATHWIKPVDPSAYRSVTPTLLARLTTPPTTEPQPDTAA